A region of Homo sapiens chromosome 17, GRCh38.p14 Primary Assembly DNA encodes the following proteins:
- the SCN4A gene encoding sodium channel protein type 4 subunit alpha, which produces MARPSLCTLVPLGPECLRPFTRESLAAIEQRAVEEEARLQRNKQMEIEEPERKPRSDLEAGKNLPMIYGDPPPEVIGIPLEDLDPYYSNKKTFIVLNKGKAIFRFSATPALYLLSPFSVVRRGAIKVLIHALFSMFIMITILTNCVFMTMSDPPPWSKNVEYTFTGIYTFESLIKILARGFCVDDFTFLRDPWNWLDFSVIMMAYLTEFVDLGNISALRTFRVLRALKTITVIPGLKTIVGALIQSVKKLSDVMILTVFCLSVFALVGLQLFMGNLRQKCVRWPPPFNDTNTTWYSNDTWYGNDTWYGNEMWYGNDSWYANDTWNSHASWATNDTFDWDAYISDEGNFYFLEGSNDALLCGNSSDAGHCPEGYECIKTGRNPNYGYTSYDTFSWAFLALFRLMTQDYWENLFQLTLRAAGKTYMIFFVVIIFLGSFYLINLILAVVAMAYAEQNEATLAEDKEKEEEFQQMLEKFKKHQEELEKAKAAQALEGGEADGDPAHGKDCNGSLDTSQGEKGAPRQSSSGDSGISDAMEELEEAHQKCPPWWYKCAHKVLIWNCCAPWLKFKNIIHLIVMDPFVDLGITICIVLNTLFMAMEHYPMTEHFDNVLTVGNLVFTGIFTAEMVLKLIAMDPYEYFQQGWNIFDSIIVTLSLVELGLANVQGLSVLRSFRLLRVFKLAKSWPTLNMLIKIIGNSVGALGNLTLVLAIIVFIFAVVGMQLFGKSYKECVCKIALDCNLPRWHMHDFFHSFLIVFRILCGEWIETMWDCMEVAGQAMCLTVFLMVMVIGNLVVLNLFLALLLSSFSADSLAASDEDGEMNNLQIAIGRIKLGIGFAKAFLLGLLHGKILSPKDIMLSLGEADGAGEAGEAGETAPEDEKKEPPEEDLKKDNHILNHMGLADGPPSSLELDHLNFINNPYLTIQVPIASEESDLEMPTEEETDTFSEPEDSKKPPQPLYDGNSSVCSTADYKPPEEDPEEQAEENPEGEQPEECFTEACVQRWPCLYVDISQGRGKKWWTLRRACFKIVEHNWFETFIVFMILLSSGALAFEDIYIEQRRVIRTILEYADKVFTYIFIMEMLLKWVAYGFKVYFTNAWCWLDFLIVDVSIISLVANWLGYSELGPIKSLRTLRALRPLRALSRFEGMRVVVNALLGAIPSIMNVLLVCLIFWLIFSIMGVNLFAGKFYYCINTTTSERFDISEVNNKSECESLMHTGQVRWLNVKVNYDNVGLGYLSLLQVATFKGWMDIMYAAVDSREKEEQPQYEVNLYMYLYFVIFIIFGSFFTLNLFIGVIIDNFNQQKKKLGGKDIFMTEEQKKYYNAMKKLGSKKPQKPIPRPQNKIQGMVYDLVTKQAFDITIMILICLNMVTMMVETDNQSQLKVDILYNINMIFIIIFTGECVLKMLALRQYYFTVGWNIFDFVVVILSIVGLALSDLIQKYFVSPTLFRVIRLARIGRVLRLIRGAKGIRTLLFALMMSLPALFNIGLLLFLVMFIYSIFGMSNFAYVKKESGIDDMFNFETFGNSIICLFEITTSAGWDGLLNPILNSGPPDCDPNLENPGTSVKGDCGNPSIGICFFCSYIIISFLIVVNMYIAIILENFNVATEESSEPLGEDDFEMFYETWEKFDPDATQFIAYSRLSDFVDTLQEPLRIAKPNKIKLITLDLPMVPGDKIHCLDILFALTKEVLGDSGEMDALKQTMEEKFMAANPSKVSYEPITTTLKRKHEEVCAIKIQRAYRRHLLQRSMKQASYMYRHSHDGSGDDAPEKEGLLANTMSKMYGHENGNSSSPSPEEKGEAGDAGPTMGLMPISPSDTAWPPAPPPGQTVRPGVKESLV; this is translated from the exons ATGGCCAGACCATCTCTGTGCACCCTGGTGCCTCTGGGCCCTGAGTGCTTGCGCCCCTTCACCCGGGAGTCACTGGCAGCCATAGAACAGCGGGCGGTGGAGGAGGAGGCCCGGCTGCAGCGGAATAAGCAGATGGAGATTGAGGAGCCCGAACGGAAGCCACGAAGTGACTTGGAGGCTGGCAAGAACCTACCCATGATCTACGGAGACCCCCCGCCGGAGGTCATCGGCATCCCCCTGGAGGACCTGGATCCCTACTACAGCAATAAGAAG ACCTTCATCGTACTCAACAAGGGCAAGGCCATCTTCCGCTTCTCCGCCACACCTGCTCTCTACCTGCTGAGCCCCTTCAGCGTAGTCAGGCGCGGGGCCATCAAGGTGCTCATCCATGC GCTGTTCAGCATGTTCATCATGATCACCATCTTGACCAACTGCGTATTCATGACCATGAGTGACCCGCCTCCCTGGTCCAAGAATGTGGA GTACACCTTCACAGGGATCTACACCTTTGAGTCCCTCATCAAGATACTGGCCCGAGGCTTCTGTGTCGACGACTTCACATTCCTCCGGGACCCCTGGAACTGGCTGGACTTCAGTGTCATCATGATGGC GTACCTGACAGAGTTTGTGGACTTGGGCAACATCTCAGCCCTGAGGACCTTCCGGGTGCTGCGGGCCCTCAAAACCATCACGGTcatcccag GGCTGAAGACGATCGTGGGGGCCCTGATCCAGTCGGTGAAAAAGCTGTCGGATGTGATGATCCTCACTGTCTTCTGCCTGAGCGTCTTTGCGCTGGTAGGACTGCAGCTCTTCATGGGAAACCTGAGGCAGAAGTGTGTGCGCTGGCCCCCGCCGTTCAACGACACCAACACCACGTGGTACAGCAATGACACGTGGTACGGCAATGACACATGGTATGGCAATGAGATGTGGTACGGCAATGACTCATGGTATGCCAACGACACGTGGAACAGCCATGCAAGCTGGGCCACCAACGATACCTTTGATTGGGACGCCTACATCAGTGATGAAG GGAACTTCTACTTCCTGGAGGGCTCCAACGATGCCCTGCTCTGTGGGAACAGCAGTGATGCTGG GCACTGCCCTGAGGGTTATGAGTGCATCAAGACCGGGCGGAACCCCAACTATGGCTACACCAGCTATGACACCTTCAGCTGGGCCTTCTTGGCTCTCTTCCGCCTCATGACACAGGACTATTGGGAGAACCTCTTCCAGCTG ACCCTTCGAGCAGCTGGCAAGACCTACATGATCTTCTTCGTGGTCATCATCTTCCTGGGCTCTTTCTACCTCATCAATCTGATCCTGGCCGTGGTGGCCATGGCATATGCCGAGCAGAATGAGGCCACCCTGGCCGAGgataaggagaaagaggaggagtttCAGCAGATGCTTGAGAAGTTCAAAAAGCACCAGGAGGAGCTGGAGAAG GCCAAGGCCGCCCAAGCTCTGGAAGGTGGGGAGGCAGATGGGGACCCAGCCCATGGCAAAGACTGCAATGGCAGCCTGGACACATCGCAAGGGGAGAAGGGAGCCCCGAGGCAGAGCAGCAGCGGAGACAGCGGCATCTCCGACGCCATGGAAG AACTGGAAGAGGCCCACCAAAAGTGCCCACCATGGTGGTACAAGTGCGCCCACAAAGTGCTCATATGGAACTGCTGCGCCCCGTGGCTGAAGTTCAAGAACATCATCCACCTGATCGTCATGGACCCGTTCGTGGACCTGGGCATCACCATCTGCATCGTGCTCAACACCCTCTTCATGGCCATGGAACATTACCCCATGACGGAGCACTTTGACAACGTGCTCACTGTGGGCAACCTG GTCTTCACAGGCATCTTCACAGCAGAGATGGTTCTGAAGCTGATTGCCATGGACCCCTACGAGTATTTCCAGCAGGGTTGGAATATCTTCGACAGCATCATCGTCACCCTCAGCCTGGTAGAGCTAGGCCTGGCCAACGTACAGGGACTGTCTGTGCTACGCTCCTTCCGTCTG CTGCGGGTCTTCAAGCTGGCCAAGTCGTGGCCAACGCTGAACATGCTCATCAAGATCATTGGCAATTCAGTGGGGGCGCTGGGTAACCTGACGCTGGTGCTGGCTATCATCGTGTTCATCTTCGCCGTGGTGGGCATGCAGCTGTTTGGCAAGAGCTACAAGGAGTGCGTGTGCAAGATTGCCTTGGACTGCAACCTGCCGCGCTGGCACATGCATGATTTCTTCCACTCCTTCCTCATCGTCTTCCGCATCCTGTGCGGGGAGTGGATCGAGACCATGTGGGACTGCATGGAGGTGGCCGGCCAAGCCATGTGCCTCACCGTCTTCCTCATGGTCATGGTCATCGGCAATCTTGTG GTCCTGAACCTGttcctggctctgctgctgaGCTCCTTCAGCGCCGACAGTCTGGCAGCCTCGGATGAGGATGGCGAGATGAACAACCTGCAGATTGCCATCGGGCGCATCAAGTTGGGCATCGGCTTTGCCAAGGCCTTCCTCCTGGGGCTGCTGCATGGCAAGATCCTGAGCCCCAAGGACATCATGCTCAGCCTCGGGGAGGCTGACGGGGCCGGGGAGGCTGGAGAGGCGGGGGAGACTGCCCCCGAGGATGAGAAGAAGGAGCCGCCCGAGGAGGACCTGAAGAAGGACAATCACATCCTGAACCACATGGGCCTGGCTGACGGCCCCCCATCCAGCCTCGAGCTGGACCACCTTAACTTCATCAACAACCCCTACCTGACCATACAGGTGCCCATCGCCTCCGAGGAGTCCGACCTGGAGATGCCCACCGAGGAGGAAACCGACACTTTCTCAGAGCCTGAGGATAGCAAG AAGCCGCCGCAGCCTCTCTATGATGGGAACTCGTCCGTCTGCAGCACAGCTGACTACAAGCCCCCCGAGGAGGACCCTGAGGAGCAGGCAGAGGAGAACCCCGAGGGGGAGCAGCCTGAGGAGTGCTTCACTGAGG CCTGCGTGCAGCGCTGGCCCTGCCTCTACGTGGACATCTCCCAGGGCCGTGGGAAGAAGTGGTGGACTCTGCGCAGGGCCTGCTTCAAGATTGTCGAGCACAACTGGTTCGAGACCTTCATTGTCTTCATGATCCTGCTCAGCAGTGGGGCTCTG GCCTTCGAGGACATCTACATTGAGCAGCGGCGAGTCATTCGCACCATCCTAGAATATGCCGACAAGGTCTTCACCTACATCTTCATCATGGAGATGCTGCTCAAATGGGTGGCCTACGGCTTTAAGGTGTACTTCACCAACGCCTGGTGCTGGCTCGACTTCCTCATCGTGGAT GTCTCCATCATCAGCTTGGTGGCCAACTGGCTGGGCTACTCGGAGCTGGGACCCATCAAATCCCTGCGGACACTGCGGGCCCTGCGTCCCCTGAGGGCACTGTCCCGATTCGAGGGCATGAGG GTGGTGGTGAACGCCCTCCTAGGCGCCATCCCCTCCATCATGAATGTGCTGCTTGTCTGCCTCATCTTCTGGCTGATCTTCAGCATCATGGGTGTCAACCTGTTTGCCGGCAAGTTCTACTACTGCATCAACACCACCACCTCTGAGAGGTTCGACATCTCCGAGGTCAACAACAAGTCTGAGTGCGAGAGCCTCATGCACACAGGCCAGGTCCGCTGGCTCAATGTCAAGGTCAACTACGACAACGTGGGTCTGGGCTACCTCTCCCTCCTGCAGGTG GCCACCTTCAAGGGTTGGATGGACATCATGTATGCAGCCGTGGACTCCCGGGAG AAGGAGGAGCAGCCGCAGTACGAGGTGAACCTCTACATGTACCTCTACTttgtcatcttcatcatcttTGGCTCCTTCTTCACCCTCAACCTCTTCATTGGCGTCATCATTGACAACTTCAACCAGCAGAAGAAGAAG TTAGGGGGGAAAGACATCTTTATGACGGAGGAACAGAAGAAATACTATAACGCCATGAAGAAGCTTGGCTCCAAGAAGCCTCAGAAGCCAATTCCCCGGCCCCAG AACAAGATCCAGGGCATGGTGTATGACCTCGTGACGAAGCAGGCCTTCGACATCACCATCATGATCCTCATCTGCCTCAACATGGTCACCATGATGGTGGAGACAGACAACCAGAGCCAGCTCAAGGTGGACATCCTGTACAACATCAACATgatcttcatcatcatcttcacaGGGGAGTGCGTGCTCAAGATGCTCGCCCTGCGCCAGTACTACTTCACCGTTGGCTGGAACATCTTTGACTTCGTGGTCGTCATCCTGTCCATTGTGG GCCTTGCCCTCTCTGACCTGATCCAGAAGTACTTCGTGTCACCCACGCTGTTCCGTGTGATCCGCCTGGCGCGGATTGGGCGTGTCCTGCGGCTGATCCGCGGGGCCAAGGGCATCCGGACGCTGCTGTTCGCCCTCATGATGTCGCTGCCTGCCCTCTTCAACATcggcctcctcctcttcctggtcATGTTCATCTACTCCATCTTCGGCATGTCCAACTTTGCCTACGTCAAGAAGGAGTCGGGCATCGATGATATGTTCAACTTCGAGACCTTCGGCAACAGCATCATCTGCCTGTTCGAGATCACCACGTCGGCCGGCTGGGACGGGCTCCTCAACCCCATCCTCAACAGCGGGCCCCCAGACTGTGACCCCAACCTGGAGAACCCGGGCACCAGTGTCAAGGGTGACTGCGGCAACCCCTCCATCGGCATCTGCTTCTTCTGCAGCTATATCATCATCTCCTTCCTCATCGTGGTCAACATGTACATCGCCATCATCCTGGAGAACTTCAATGTGGCCACAGAGGAGAGCAGCGAGCCCCTTGGTGAAGATGACTTTGAGATGTTCTACGAGACATGGGAGAAGTTCGACCCCGACGCCACCCAGTTCATCGCCTACAGCCGCCTCTCAGACTTCGTGGACACCCTGCAGGAACCGCTGAGGATTGCCAAGCCCAACAAGATCAAGCTCATCACACTGGACTTGCCCATGGTGCCAGGGGACAAGATCCACTGCCTGGACATCCTCTTTGCCCTGACCAAAGAGGTCCTGGGTGACTCTGGGGAAATGGACGCCCTCAAGCAGACCATGGAGGAGAAGTTCATGGCAGCCAACCCCTCCAAGGTGTCCTACGAGcccatcaccaccaccctcaAGAGGAAGCACGAGGAGGTGTGCGCCATCAAGATCCAGAGGGCCTACCGCCGGCACCTGCTACAGCGCTCCATGAAGCAGGCATCCTACATGTACCGCCACAGCCACGACGGCAGCGGGGATGACGCCCCTGAGAAGGAGGGGCTGCTTGCCAACACCATGAGCAAGATGTATGGCCACGAGAATGGGAACAGCAGCTCGCCAAGCCCGGAGGAGAAGGGCGAGGCAGGGGACGCCGGACCCACTATGGGGCTGATGCCCATCAGCCCCTCAGACACTGCCTGGCCTCCCGCCCCTCCCCCAGGGCAGACTGTGCGCCCAGGTGTCAAGGAGTCTCTTGTCTAG